Within Eggerthella timonensis, the genomic segment GGCACGGCCGTGTACGTGGACCAGGACCCCTACGCGGGCGGCCAGGACCCGTACTACTACGCCGATCCGTACTCGCAGGCGCAGACGAACCCCTACGGCGCCCCGGGCGCGGAGGACCACTTCTTCAACGCCAGCGACGAGGAGCTCGAGCAGTGGTCGAAGGGCCTCGCCAAGCAGGATCGCAAGCGCCGCAACGTGGGCCTCAAGATCCTCGTCACCATTATCCTGCTCGTGCTCGTCGCCTTCGGCGCCGCCGTGTTCCTGTACACGCAGGGCTGGGGCTATCCGTCGCAGGAGCAGGTGGTCGAGCAGCTGTTCTCCGATCCGCAGGCTGCTTTCGCCAGCGAGGTCACCGAGGAGAACGCCGCGGACATGACCGAGGTCCTCGACCTGGTCAGCAGCCCGGTCATCGACGGCATGGACAAGTCCATGAGCGACTCCACCGTCTACGTGACGGCCAAGACGGCCGAGGGCGGCGACATGCAGTTCAAGGTGTCGCTCGTCCGCAACATGATCGGGTGGAAGGTCTCGAACGCCGAGATCTACTCCCCGAGCCAGAACTAACCCGCGCGGCCCTGCCGCCCGCGCCGACGCGCGGGACGACGGGGCCGTTTTCTGCGTCACCCCAAGAGCGTTCGTACTCGAAAGAGAGAGAAAGGGCACTGAAACATGGCACAGCAGAAGACTTACACGATGATCAAGCCCGACGGCGTGCGTAACGGCCACGTCGGCGAGATCGTCAACCGCTTCGAGCGCGCGGGCCTCAAGATCGAGCGCATGGAGCTGGGCATGGTGACCGACGAGCAGGCGAAGGCCAACTACGCCGAGCACGAGGGCAAGCCGTTCTACGACGGCCTCATCTCCTACATCACGAGCGGCCCGGTCGTGAAGATGGTCGTGTCCGGCGACGGCGCGGTGGCGAAGTGCCGCTCGCTCATGGGCGCCACTAATCCGGCGGAAGCTGCCCCCGGCACGATTCGCGGCGATTTCGGCCTCATCATGGACGAGAATGTCATCCATGGGTCGGATTCCCCCGAGTCCGCCGAGCGCGAGATCGGCATCTTCTTCGCGTAAGGTGTTGCTCCGGTTTGACGCTGCGAAGGGCCCTGGGACCGATTGTCGGCACCGGGGCCCTTCTCGCTGACTCTACGAACGACCTGTGTCTCCCGAGAGAACGGACGAGAGCATGCTCTATCGTGTCATCGATGCATCCGAGTTGCCAGCGCTCGTTTCGGCGTTCATGGAAACCTACGAGGTGGTGGCTCCGGTCAAACGCGACCAGGGCTACGCCTTCGAGGCCGTCCAGTCGCCGGACGACATCGAGCTCGGCTATCCCACCACCATGGCATCGCCCAAGAAGTACTTCCTGCCGCCCGAGGAGACGCTCATGTCCTTCGACGCGCGCACGAACAGCGTGACGGACTTCGCCTCCGAGATCACGCCGCGCGTCATCTTCGGCGCGCACGCCTGCGACATCAACGCGGTGAACCGCCTCGACCTCGTGTTCAAGGACGGGCGCTATCCCGACCCGTACTACGTCGCCCGGCGCAACGCCACGCTCATCGTGGGCCTCAGCTGCACGCCGACCGAGACGTGCTTCTGCCATCTGTGGGGCGCCGACGAGGCGCGCTTCGGCTACGATTTGTTCCTGCAGGACATCGGCGACAAGTACCTGGTCAGCATTTCGAGCGTCGAGGCGGCGAACATCCTCGAGGCCGCGTGCAACCCGCGCGTGGCAACCGACGAGGACCGCATCGAGTTCCGCCACGCCACGCGTCGTCGCCAGGAGGCGTTCAACGGCGACATCCCCGACATCCAGGACGTGGCCATGCTCATGGATGCGTTCCACAAGGATCCGTTCTGGGAGGAGCTGGGCGGCCGCTGCCTGTCGTGCACGGCATGCTCGGCCGTGTGCCCCACGTGCTTCTGCTTCGACATCCAGGACTCGCTCGACCCTTCCGGCCGCACCGGACGGCGCGAGCGCGTGTGGGACGCGTGCACCGCGCCGCAGTTCGCGGAGGTGGCCGGCGGCCACAACTTCCGCGGCGACGGCCGCAACCGCGTGCGGCACCGCATGTACCACAAGCTCAACGGCTTCCTCGCGAACCACGACCGCATGCTGTGCGTGGGATGCGGGCGCTGCGTGAAGGCCTGCAAGGCGAACATCAACCCCATCGAGGTGCTCGAGTTCTTCGAGAGGAAGGGGGCCGACGATGCCCAGTAGCTGCGCGGTGTCCACCGTCCAGGTCAAGCCGTTCTTCGACGAGGCGGCGCCCCTCACGGGCGCGCAGATGATGGCGGCGAACCCGTACCGGCCCTGGCCGGCGCGCATCACGTCCATCATCGACCTCACCGAGACGGAGAAGCTGTTCGAGTTCCGCCTCATCGACGAGCGCATCCGCGACGCGTTCTCGCACGAGCCGGGCCAGTTCGTCGAGGTGTCCATCTTCGGCGTGGGCGAGGCCCCCATCTCCATATCCAGCTCGCCGTCCAAGCGCGGCTTCATCGAGCTGTGCGTGCGCCGCACCGGGCGCTTCACCGAGGTGCTGCACAAGATGCAGTGCGGCGACATCGTGGGGCTGCGCGGCCCCTTCGGCCGCGGCTTCCCGTTCGAGGACATGAAGGGGCACGACATCCTGCTCGTGGCCGGCGGCCTCGGCATCGCGCCGCTGCGCTCGCTCATCAACAACATCCACGACGAGCGCTCCGAATTCGGCAAGGTCACCATCATCTACGGGTCGAAGAACCCCTCCGAGGTGATGTTCCGCGACCAGTTCGAGATGTGGCGCCACCGCAAGGACTTCGACCTGTACCTGACGGTCGACCGGCCCGACGACTCGTGGGACGGGGAAGTGGGCCTGGTCACGAAGCCGTTCGAGCATCTGGAGATCGACGCGTCCAACACGTTCGGCGCGCTGTGCGGGCCTCCGGTGATGTACCGGTTCGCCATCGACGAGATGCGCAAGAAGGGCATCAGCTACGATCATATCTACGTGAGCTTCGAGCGTCACATGAAATGCGGCATGGGCAAGTGCGGCCACTGCCAGATCGGGCACCAGTACGTGTGCATCGACGGGCCCGTGTTCAACTATTGGGAAGCCAAGAACATCCAGGGGTCGATGTAGGATGGAGCGGAGCGACATGAGCGGAAACTGCATAGCATGCCAGGACAAGCCGTCCGCGCCGCGCGTGGTGGTCGTGGGCCTGGCCAGCTGCTTCGGCTGCCAGCTGCAGGTCACGAACGCCGAGGCGCACCTGCTGGACGTGCTCGGTCAGATCGACCTGCGCTACTGGCAGCTGGCCTCGAGCGATCCCATGCCCGAGGACTTCGACGTGGCCGTCATAGAGGGCGCCGTCACCACCGAGGAGGCCGAAGGCCTCGTGCGCAGCCTGCGCGAGAAGGCCGGAGCCGTCATCGCCGTGGGCGCGTGCGCCACGACGGCGGGCATCCCGGGCATGGCCGCCGACGGGTTCCTCGAGCGACCGGGCCAGGTGTACGAGCGGGTGCCGTCGGCCTGCGGCGACATGGTGGCCCCGCGCGCGGTGGGAGCCGTCATCGACGTGGACTACGAGGTGCGTGCATGCCCCATCGACTCGTACGACTTCATCGACGTGCTGCAGCGCGCGCTGTACGGCTCGAACAAAGCCTACCCCTCGCGCACGATGTGCGGCGACTGCAAGCGCAACGAGACGAGCTGCTTCTTCGGCAAAGGCCAGCTGTGCCTGGGCCTCGTGACCAGGGCCGGCTGCGGCGCGAAGTGCGTGAACCTGGGACGGCCATGCAACGGCTGCCGAGGGCTGTCGCCCGACGCGAACCTCGAATCGGCCCGCGACGCGGTGGCGCGCTACGGCGTGTCGGTCGCCGACTTCGATCAGGCGCTCGAGATGTTCAACCAGACGAATCCCGCCCTTGCGGGCAGCGAGTGAGGACGGATCCCATGACGAAAACCGCAATTCACGTCGACCACATCGCCCGCGTCGAAGGCCATGGCAACGTGCACGTGGTCATCGAGGACGGGGCGGTGAAGACGGTCGAGATGAACGTCGTCGAGCCCGCCCGCCTGTTCGAGAGCATGGTGCGCGGCCGCCGCTTCGAGGAGGTGCCCTACATCGCCTCGCGCATCTGCGGCATCTGCTCGTCGAGCCACGTGGTGACCGACCTCAAGGCCATCGAGCGCGTCTTCGGCGTGGAGGTGACCGACCGCACGCGCGCCCTGCGCGAGCTTTTGGTGTACGGCTCCTACTTGCAGAACCACGCGTCTCACCTGTTCGTGTTCGCCGCTCCCGACTTCCTCGGCATGCCGAGCGTGTTCCCGCTGGCCCAGACCGACCCCGAGCTGTTCGAGCAGGCACTCGGCCTCAAGGCGCTCGGCAACGAGCTGTGCACGCGGGTGGGCGGCCGCAGCATCCATCCCATCACCGCCGTGGTGGGCGGCTTCACGCACGAGATCGAGCCGTCGGAGTACCTCGAGCTGGCCGCCAAGATGGACGCCGCGATGGACTTCGCCCTGGAGGCGGTCGACCTGTTCCGCGGCTTCAAGGTGCCCGCCATCGCCACGGCGGGCGACATGCTGGCCATGGTGGAGGACGACTACTACCCGGTGGAGTGCTCCGACAACGCGTTCTTCCTGAACGCCGGCATCGTGTTCGATGCGAACGAGGTGCAGGAGCGCATCGAGGAGTACGGCGTGCCGCACTCGGCCGCGCTGCTGGCCCGCGTGCGCGAGACCGGGTCGCCGTACTTCACGGGCGCGCTCGCCCGCATCAACGCCTCGTGGCAGAACCTCGGCCAGAACGCCAAGGTGGCCGCGGCGAAGGCGGGTCTGCGCCCGCCCGAGGCCAACCCGTTCATGAACAACGTGGCCCAGGCCGTGGAGATCGTGGACGCGCTCGACCGCTGCGCCAACCTCTGCCGCATGCTGGCCGAGCCCGGCGCCATCGCCAGCTCGAGCGAGCCCGTGCCCTTCGAGGTGAAGGCCGGCCGCGCCGTGGGCTTCACCGAGGCGCCGCGCGGCGCGCTGTTCCACGACCTCACGCTGGACGGCGAGGGCCGCGTGACGCACGCGTCCATCCTCACGCCCACGGCCCAGAACGTGGCGAACCTCGAGGCCGACATGCGCCTTCTGGCCGAGACGCTCGTCGCCGACGGGGCGGCGGAGGACGTCGTCCGCCTCGAGATCGAGAAGCTCGTCCGCGCCTACGACCCCTGCCTCAGCTGCAGCGTGCACTGAGTGAGCCCCGACGAAGGCGCCGGTCCGGAACCGGCGCCTTTTTTTGCGCTCCAGCGCTCGGTAACCATATGTTGTAAATTCATAGTATATTTGCAGCTGCTTCTTGCTGGCGGTATAATGGCGGCAAAAGAGAGGAGCAGCCATGCCTATCGTCAAACCGCTTTCGGATTTCAACCGCAACCAGTCGTCGATCATCGACGAGCTCGAACAGACGCAACGGCCCATATACCTCACGCGCAATGGGACCGCGTCGATCGTGGTCATGGACGCTGGGGCGTTCGATCGGGCCATGTCGTTTCGCGCGAGCGCCTACGCGAACGAGATGCGCGTGTACGACAGCCTGATGAAGGGGTACGACGACGTCCGGCAGGGACGCGTGGTCGATGCCGATCGGGCGGAAGAGGAGATCAGGCGCGCGAAGGGCTGGTCGTAGGCTATGGACGAGGGTTGGACGACGGTCTACACCCGAAGCGCCATCGATTTCATCGTGGCCGAGGTACGGAGCGAACGCGTTGCGGAGAAGCTGTTCTCGTATCGCGCGCTGCTGGAAACCGCCCCCGATCTCGGTCGGGCATACGATCCGGATTATCCCGCTGCGCGCCCTCCGTTTCCGTGTCGCTGCATCGCCGTTCCCGATACGCCGTTTTCGCTGTACTATCTCAAGGACGACGACCTGCGCCGCATAGTCGTCTTCTGCATCGAATATCAACGAACCGAACCCAACGCGCGCTTCTCGTCATTCGATTGGTCGGTCGTGGATTGGTGACGAGCGGGTTCGCCCGGGTCCCGGGTCCGTCTGCCGGGGCGGGTGTGCCCCTCGTGGATTTTCATCATCGAGTCAACGCCTGTGCTAGAATTCGGTTTCACCTGGAATCGAGATTCAAGGGGTTTCCTGTATGTCCTTCTTAGATATGTTTTCGGGTTTGACCGGCCAGATGTCCACGGACATGGCCATCGACCTCGGAACTGCTAATACATTGGTCGCCATCCCTGGCGAGGGTATCGTTGTGAACGAGCCCTCGGTCGTCGCCATCGAGAAGGCCACCCATCGCGTGCTCGCGGTGGGCCATGAAGCCAAGAACATGATCAACCACACGCCCGAGGCGTTCTCCGCCGAGCACCCGCTGCACGACGGCGTGGTCGCCGACTACGACGTGACGGAGGCCATGATCTCGGCGTTCATCGGCAAGGCGGCGCCGCGCAAGTACCCCTGGCAGGCCAAGCCCCGCATCGTCATCTGCATCCCGTGCGGCGCCACCTCGGTGGAGAAGCGCGCGGTGTTCGAGGCCGCCGTCCAGGCCGGCGCGCGCCAGGCCTACCTCATCGAGGAGCCGATGGCCGCGGCCATGGGCGCCGACCTGCCCGTCACCGAGCCCACGGGTTCCATGGTGGTGGACATCGGCGGCGGCACCACGGAAGTGGCCGTCATCTCGCTCGGCGGCATCGTCACCTCGTCGTCGCTGCGCCTGGCCGGCAACCGCATGGACGAGGCCATCGCCATGCACCTGCGCGACCTTCTGGGCATCAAGATCGGCGAGCGCACGGCCGAGATCATCAAGATCAAGATCGGCTCCATCCTGCCGTTCGAGGACGGCCGCGAGCGCGACATGATCATCTCCGGCCAGGACGTGATCACCGAGCAGCCGAAGGAAGTGACCATCCAGTCCGAGGACGTGCGCGCCGCCTTGCAGGCCCCCTGCGAGGAAATGGTCGTGCACATCAAGGAGACGTTCAAGAAGACGAACCCCGATCTCGCCTCCGACATCATCCAGAACGGCATCCTGCTGACGGGCGGCGGCGGCCTTTTGTCCGGCCTCGACCGCTACCTCACCGACAAGCTGGAGATCCCCGTGTGGACGAGCGAGACGGCGCTCACGAACGTGGTCATGGGCTGCCTCAAGGTGCTCGAGACGCCGACGGCGCTCAAGCAGACGCTCATGCGCTCGAAATAAGGCTGAGCCGACTCGTCTATGGCGCTTAATTTCCAACAGAGAAGCTCGGTGTTCCTGCGCCGAGTTCTGCTCGTCGCATTCCTCGTCATATCGCTTGCGCTCGTGACGCTGTACTCGCGCGAGGGCCAGGACGGCCCGCTGCACGCGATCCAGAGCGGCGTGTCGGGAGCCGTCGCGCCCCTGAAGTTCGTCGGCGCGGTCGCGAACTCGGGCGTGAACAGCGCCGGCGAGAGCTTCGGCAACCTCACGGCCGACGAGAGCACGCTGTCGGGCCTGCGCGAGAGCAACGCCGAGCTGCGCGAGCTGCTGAGCCAGGCCGACGAGTACAAGCAGGAGGCCCAGCGCCTCCAGCAGCTGCTCGACCTCAAGGACCTGTACGAGATCGACGGCGTGGGCGCGCGCGTGGTTGGCAACCCCGACGAGGCGTGGAGCCAGACCGTCACCATCGACAAGGGCACCGCCGACGGGGTGGAGACCGGCTTGACGGTGATGGGCACCTCCGGCGTCGTCGGCCAGGTGTACAGCGCTGCCGAGCACACCGCCAAGGTGCGCCTGCTCACCGATCCCGATTCCGGCGCCGCGGCGCGCGTGGAGTCGAGCCGCGCCGAAGGCGTGGTGCGCGGATCGCTCGAGGGGCTGCTGTACCTCGAGAACCTCGACGCCGATGCCGTGGTCAACCCCGGCGACGTGGTGGTCACGTCCGGATTGGGCGGCAGCTACGCGCCCGGCCTCATCATCGGCACCGTGGTGAAGGTCGACACCCGCCAAGGCGAGTCCACGCGCCGCGTGGTCGTGTCGCCGAACGACACGACGGGAGCCCTCGAAGAGGTGCTCGTCGTGTTCGGCGTGGGCGCCGGAGACGACACCGACGAAAACGACGGCAACGAAGGAGGCGATGCGTCGTGAACCTGACACGCGAGAGCATCGTCATCGCCGTCGGCGCGGTGGTCGCCCTGCTGCTGCAGATCGTGGTGGCTCCCAACATCGCGCTGTTCTCGGCGCAGCCGAACATCCTGCTGGCGTACGTGCTCGTAGTGGCCATCGTGCGTCCGCTCGATGCCGGCCCCGTGCTGCCTTTCGCATTGGGACTCGTCTGCGACCTGTTGGGCTCGGGCCCTGTCGGCGGCTACGCGTTCTTGTTCGTCATCGTGTCGTTCGTCGCGTCGCGCGCGTTCTCGGTGCTCGACAACGATACGCTGTTCATGCCCCTGACCATCTTCGTCATCGCGACGTTCGCCGTGGAGATGCTGTACGGCGCGCTGCTCATCGGGCTGGGCCTGTCGGTGAGCCCCGTGGACGCGTTTCTGTACCGCGCCCTGCCGTGCACGCTGTACGACTGCGCCATCGGCCTCGTGCTGTATCCGATCATCGCGCGCCTGCTTGCCGACGGCGCGCAGGACCGCGGACCGCGCACGCCTCGGCTGCGGTAGGGGGCGTTTGCCGTGATCGCCGCCATCGCCGCCGCCATCGTCACGCTCGTCGTGGCAATCATCGTCGTTTCCGTCGTGTTCGTCGTGCGCAACAACACGAAGTCGTCGAACGTGAGCGTGAAGAAGGACGTCCGCTCCATCAGCTCGGTGGGGGTGAAGTCGAGCCTTGGGAACGCGGGCGGCCACGTCAACGGCTCGATGCAGGCGCGCCCCGGCTCCGCGCAGCGCCCGGCATCCAACCCGGCCGACAACCTCAAATCGCGGTTCGTGGCCATGGGCGTGCTGGCCGCCGGCATCTTCGGAACGTTGACGGCGAAGCTGTGGACCATGCAGGTGCTGTCGTCGGACGCGTATCGCAGCAAGGCCGACGACAACCAATACGCCACCGTGTCCACGCCCGCGCCGCGCGGCTACATCTGCGATGCCAACGGGCTGCCGCTCGTGAAGAACCGCGTGTCGCTCACCGTGCTGGCCGACGCGGAAGTGGCCAACGACCGCGACGTCGTGCAACGCCTGTCCGCAGTGCTCGGCATCCCGTACAACGTGGTGCGCCAGCGCATCCAGGATGCGACGGGCGGCGCCCAGAGCCAGCGCGTCGTGGCGAGCGACGTGCGGCTGCGCGACGTCGCCTTCATCACCGAGCACTCCGACGCGTTCCCCGGCATCAAGACCGAGGAGCGTTACGTGCGCGATTATCCCTACGGCGCGCTCGCGGCGCACGTGGTGGGGTATACGGGTTCGGTTACCGAAGACGGTCTGAAGACCGTCGGCGAAGGCCGCGACGTGGAATTGGGCGACGACATGGGAACGTCGGGCATCGAGCTGCAGTACGATCGTCTGCTGGCGGGCGAGCATGGCAAGCGCAAGGTGGTGGCCAACGCCGATGGCGAGGTGGTGCGCGTGGTGAGCGAGACCCAGCCCACGAAGGGATCCGACGTGTACCTCGCCCTCAAGGGGCCGGTGCAGTACGTGGCCGATCGCGAGCTGGCCGCGCTCATCGCGCCCGAGAACGGGACGATCGGCACGGGCAGTGGCGTGGCTGGCTCGGTGGTGGTCATGGACCTGCGCGACGGCGGCATCGTCGCCATGGCGAACTACCCCACCTTTTCGCCCGATGAGTTCACGGGCGGCGTTTCAGAGGACGTGTACGCTGTGTACAATTCCGTAGAAGCGCAGAAGCCGCTGCTCAACCGTGCCATCGCGGGTACATACCCCGCGGCATCGACGTACAAGACGTTCACGGGCCTCGCGGCGCTGGCGAACGGCTTCGCCGACATGAAGCGCACGTGGACGTGCGGCGGTTCGTGGGACGGCTGGGGCACGGGCCAGGAGCAGATGTGCTGGAACCACTCGGGCCATGGCACGCTCGACCTGCGCGGCGGCATCGTACAGTCGTGCGACGTCGTGTTCTACCAGATCGCGCACGATTTTTTTGAGGCAAGCTCCCTTTCCAACAATCCGTCGCCGACGGCGAGCAATACCGCTCTGCAGGACTATCTCGCGAAGTTCCACTTCGACCAGTACACCGGCATCGATCTGGGCGGCGAATCCGTGGGCGTCATCCCCACGCCCGAGTGGAAGGCGGAGCATTTCCGCAACACGCCTGAGGAGGCGGTGTGGAAGGGCGGCGATATGACGAACATGATCATCGGCCAAGGCTACGTCCTCGTCACGCCCCTGCAGGTGGCCGTGGCCTACGGCGCCGTCGCCACCGGCAAGCTGCTGAAGCCGCACCTGCTCAAAGAGGTGCGCAACGCGAGCGGCGACGTGGCCGCCACCCGCAAGGTGGAGACGGCGGGAGAGCTCGACGTCCCCGAGGAGAACCTGGCCTTCATGCGCGATGCCCTCAACGGCGTGGCCACCGACAACGCCGACGTGTCGAAGCTGCTGGGCGAGCAGGGCATCGATCCGGCCACCGTGGCGTGCAAGACGGGTACCGCCGAGTACACCGACATGGCCGACACCGCCTGGTTCGCCTGCTACGCGCCGGTGGACGACCCCCGGTACGTGGTGACCTGCGTGGTCGAGCACGGCGGCGGCGGTTCGGCCGTGGCCGCCCCGCTCGGTGCGAAGGTGCTGGCGGCGGCGCTTGCGAGCGATGCCGCTGCCGAGGAGGATCCGGGCGCCGGCATGGGCGTGGTCGCCGGATCTACGGGAAAATCGCTCGAGGGCGCGGGCGCCGCGACGTCCGGCGGACGTACCGACTAAACGAGACGAGGAAAGGAGGCGTCATGCCGCAGCTGCCGCAGATCGATTCCGTGAAGGCGCCCGACAAGATCGTGGCGCAGGCCACGCGCACGCGCCGGTTCCCCTGGCTCAACCTCCCGTTCATCCTCGTGATCGCGTTGCTGGTGTCGTACGGGCTCGTCATCCTGATGTCGGCGATAGCCAACGATCCCGACTACTCGTTCACGAACCAGCTGACAGGCGTCGCCCTGGGCGTCGTGTTCATGGTGCTGGTCTGGCGCTTCGACTACCGACGGCTCTCGGACTTCACCACGATCTTCCTCGTCGTCAGCATCGTGCTCATCCTCTCGCCGCATGTTCCGGGCTTGGGAACCGACGCGGGCATGGGCGCGAAGAACTGGATCAAGCTGGGCATACAGGTGCAGCCCGGCGAGTTCGCCAAGATCACCGTCATCCTGCTGGACGCCAGCATCATGGCGCGTTACGGCGGCAGGCTCGACGACCCGCGCGAGTACGCCAAGGCGCTCGGCCTCATGCTCATCCCGTTCGCCTGCATCATGACGCAGCCCGACCTGGGCACGGGTCTCGTGTACCTGTTCATCGGGGCGGTCGCCTTGGTGGTGGGCGGCGCGCGTCCGAAGTACCTGCTGATCACGCTCGGGCTGTTCATCGCTGCCATCGTCGCCGTGTTTGTCGTGGACCAGGTGATCCACGATGCCACCGGCGAATACAAGCTGCTCAAGCAGTACCAGCGCAACCGTCTGCTCGTGTTCCTCGATCCCGACATCGACCCCACGGGAGAGAGCTACAACCTCAAGCAAGCCCAGATCGCCATCGGCTCGGGCGGCCTGTTCGGCAAGGGCCTGTTCCAGGGAACGCAGCACGCCCTGGGCATCCTGCCCGAGCCGGCCACCGACTTCATCTTCTGCGTGCTGGCCGAGGAACTGGGGTTTTTCGGTGTAATGGTGCTGCTGGCGCTGTACACGGCCCTCGTTTTGATATGCTTCCGTATTGCCGGCGCCTCGAGCGACCTGTTCGGCATGCTCATCGTCATGGGCGTCGTCGGCATGTGGTTGTTCCAGATTCTTGAAAACATCGGCATGGATTGCGGGCTCATGCCCATCACGGGCATCCCGCTGCCGTTCGTGAGCTACGGAGCGACGGGCATGGTGATGAACTTCATCATGCTCGGCATGATCGGCTCGGTTTGGACTCACAACATTCAGAAACAGCACTAGGAAAAGGGGCGGTTATGCAGCTACCCGTTGACATCAAAGCGGTTATCGACGAAGCCACCAACATCGACGAAGCCCGCCGCACGTCGCTGTCGGTGAGCGTGTACCTCGACGACAGCGCGCCGGGCGACGTGCAGGCGCATGTGCGCCAGGCGTTCGCCAGCGCGTCGCCGCATGCTCGCGTCTCGCTCATGTACCTCGACGGCCGGCCGTTCGTGCCGTTCTCCGGCGACGACATGGCCGTCATCGTGGCGGGGTTGAACGAGCAGGTGGGGGAGTACGCGGCGCAGGTGCGCGCGGCGGGCGTCCCCGTGATGGTGGTCACCACGCTGCCGACGCTCGTGGCCGACATCGCGAAAGCCCAGGGCGCGCCCATCCCGCAGGGAGATCTCGTCGCCCCCAAGGCGCCCAAGGCCGAACCGGCTCCGTTGCCGGCGCCCGATGCAGCCGTGAGCGGGGCCGAGGCCGTGCAGGCGCTCGGAGCCTCATCGCCGAGCGAGCCCTATGCGCTCGACGCCGCCGCCGTCGGCTCGCTCAACGAGCGCATGGGCGGTTGGGTCATCGCGGCATGCAACGACAAGCGCCTCGCGTTCGCGCTGGCGTTCCCGTTCGTGCGCAAGCCTCTGTCGCTCGAGGCCGTGAACGCGACGGCGCTGCAGAACGCCGGCGTCGGCCTGCTCGTCATCATCCCGGGCGCCGACATGCCCGTCATGACGCTCAACCAAGCGAAGATGCTGCTCCAGATAGCCGCCGCGTACGGCGAGGAGCTTAACATGGAGCGCGTGAAGGAGCTCGCGGCCCTCGTGGGCGGCGCGTTCGCGTGCCGCGCGGTGGCGCGCCAGCTCGTGGCGTTCGTGCCCGCGCTCGGGTGGGCCGTGAAGGCCGCCATCGGCTACACCGGCACTATCGCCATGGGGCGCGCGGCCATCGAGTACTACGAGGACGGCGCCACGCTGGGCAAGCTCGCCGACGCGGTCGCCGCGGCGCGCGACAAGGTGGTCCAGGCCGCCGCGAAGCGCGCGGCGCAGAAGGCGCAGGCGACGGGGGCGAAGGCCATGGGTGCCGTGCGCGATCGCGCCGGGCGCGCGGCCCACGCGGCGGGCGGCGTGCGCGATGCCGCGCTCACGCGCTTCGCTTCCGGCAAAGCCCGCTGATCCCGCCCTGCCATCAAAGCAAACCGAAGAAGGGAAACGAGTTCGATGACGGATCTCTGGCCGCGTCTCGAGCCGCTGCTCGCCGCTGCGG encodes:
- a CDS encoding Ni/Fe hydrogenase subunit alpha, whose amino-acid sequence is MTKTAIHVDHIARVEGHGNVHVVIEDGAVKTVEMNVVEPARLFESMVRGRRFEEVPYIASRICGICSSSHVVTDLKAIERVFGVEVTDRTRALRELLVYGSYLQNHASHLFVFAAPDFLGMPSVFPLAQTDPELFEQALGLKALGNELCTRVGGRSIHPITAVVGGFTHEIEPSEYLELAAKMDAAMDFALEAVDLFRGFKVPAIATAGDMLAMVEDDYYPVECSDNAFFLNAGIVFDANEVQERIEEYGVPHSAALLARVRETGSPYFTGALARINASWQNLGQNAKVAAAKAGLRPPEANPFMNNVAQAVEIVDALDRCANLCRMLAEPGAIASSSEPVPFEVKAGRAVGFTEAPRGALFHDLTLDGEGRVTHASILTPTAQNVANLEADMRLLAETLVADGAAEDVVRLEIEKLVRAYDPCLSCSVH
- a CDS encoding NADH:ubiquinone oxidoreductase yields the protein MSGNCIACQDKPSAPRVVVVGLASCFGCQLQVTNAEAHLLDVLGQIDLRYWQLASSDPMPEDFDVAVIEGAVTTEEAEGLVRSLREKAGAVIAVGACATTAGIPGMAADGFLERPGQVYERVPSACGDMVAPRAVGAVIDVDYEVRACPIDSYDFIDVLQRALYGSNKAYPSRTMCGDCKRNETSCFFGKGQLCLGLVTRAGCGAKCVNLGRPCNGCRGLSPDANLESARDAVARYGVSVADFDQALEMFNQTNPALAGSE
- the mreC gene encoding rod shape-determining protein MreC, with translation MALNFQQRSSVFLRRVLLVAFLVISLALVTLYSREGQDGPLHAIQSGVSGAVAPLKFVGAVANSGVNSAGESFGNLTADESTLSGLRESNAELRELLSQADEYKQEAQRLQQLLDLKDLYEIDGVGARVVGNPDEAWSQTVTIDKGTADGVETGLTVMGTSGVVGQVYSAAEHTAKVRLLTDPDSGAAARVESSRAEGVVRGSLEGLLYLENLDADAVVNPGDVVVTSGLGGSYAPGLIIGTVVKVDTRQGESTRRVVVSPNDTTGALEEVLVVFGVGAGDDTDENDGNEGGDAS
- a CDS encoding type II toxin-antitoxin system Phd/YefM family antitoxin translates to MPIVKPLSDFNRNQSSIIDELEQTQRPIYLTRNGTASIVVMDAGAFDRAMSFRASAYANEMRVYDSLMKGYDDVRQGRVVDADRAEEEIRRAKGWS
- a CDS encoding 4Fe-4S dicluster domain-containing protein; this encodes MLYRVIDASELPALVSAFMETYEVVAPVKRDQGYAFEAVQSPDDIELGYPTTMASPKKYFLPPEETLMSFDARTNSVTDFASEITPRVIFGAHACDINAVNRLDLVFKDGRYPDPYYVARRNATLIVGLSCTPTETCFCHLWGADEARFGYDLFLQDIGDKYLVSISSVEAANILEAACNPRVATDEDRIEFRHATRRRQEAFNGDIPDIQDVAMLMDAFHKDPFWEELGGRCLSCTACSAVCPTCFCFDIQDSLDPSGRTGRRERVWDACTAPQFAEVAGGHNFRGDGRNRVRHRMYHKLNGFLANHDRMLCVGCGRCVKACKANINPIEVLEFFERKGADDAQ
- a CDS encoding rod shape-determining protein, which codes for MSFLDMFSGLTGQMSTDMAIDLGTANTLVAIPGEGIVVNEPSVVAIEKATHRVLAVGHEAKNMINHTPEAFSAEHPLHDGVVADYDVTEAMISAFIGKAAPRKYPWQAKPRIVICIPCGATSVEKRAVFEAAVQAGARQAYLIEEPMAAAMGADLPVTEPTGSMVVDIGGGTTEVAVISLGGIVTSSSLRLAGNRMDEAIAMHLRDLLGIKIGERTAEIIKIKIGSILPFEDGRERDMIISGQDVITEQPKEVTIQSEDVRAALQAPCEEMVVHIKETFKKTNPDLASDIIQNGILLTGGGGLLSGLDRYLTDKLEIPVWTSETALTNVVMGCLKVLETPTALKQTLMRSK
- the ndk gene encoding nucleoside-diphosphate kinase, encoding MAQQKTYTMIKPDGVRNGHVGEIVNRFERAGLKIERMELGMVTDEQAKANYAEHEGKPFYDGLISYITSGPVVKMVVSGDGAVAKCRSLMGATNPAEAAPGTIRGDFGLIMDENVIHGSDSPESAEREIGIFFA
- a CDS encoding FAD/NAD(P)-binding protein, with translation MPSSCAVSTVQVKPFFDEAAPLTGAQMMAANPYRPWPARITSIIDLTETEKLFEFRLIDERIRDAFSHEPGQFVEVSIFGVGEAPISISSSPSKRGFIELCVRRTGRFTEVLHKMQCGDIVGLRGPFGRGFPFEDMKGHDILLVAGGLGIAPLRSLINNIHDERSEFGKVTIIYGSKNPSEVMFRDQFEMWRHRKDFDLYLTVDRPDDSWDGEVGLVTKPFEHLEIDASNTFGALCGPPVMYRFAIDEMRKKGISYDHIYVSFERHMKCGMGKCGHCQIGHQYVCIDGPVFNYWEAKNIQGSM